A portion of the Ptiloglossa arizonensis isolate GNS036 chromosome 11, iyPtiAriz1_principal, whole genome shotgun sequence genome contains these proteins:
- the LOC143152596 gene encoding cilia- and flagella-associated protein 43 has protein sequence MGVFINHHRLRVGPLAPGRGYEPPGFRTTVVNWTLETVAERISNTTLADSSTVPKAVDRDSFEKRWGPIWIRGGKIVDIIHIGQDILAWCTGVHIVFFNIPLKKISLRWCWNNESGDGVCCLSGHLNLPVFCYAETKINPRILIYSYPTMTKISECIGGCHSGYLATAFTVRKELVSVGSYPHFPMIVWCWRTGEKLATVNTYIRDEVGQIIRITALGPTIVAQMGRTCGKLVTWELDVVAKICGSARFRVTKFRALESGLDSSVRNLIPLLSTDHEVWLPSREHIVWVDWSPYTKEPLLAIVDDFGHIFLSNFDGSTVYNIVLSQHCGVCDDIDLPFVRWFRNGIVLRTTFCQIHFFTKNPKTNQWQREWYVKSITKPSHLVVHPSRTDCLFYHTWEGYLMRIKFPKDSKIPNVDKYLDYGTVHRFVDFVYPWCHHLVVTDTYKEVIVLESYSGTLVATYDADIESEINCQASHLDYPLIIFGTSQGELIFVSFVDPYVPTTVAHLKLQKDPLDSIKFSYSGRSLAAIEKKTGNCFCVNLHRDKVYTVKALVQAYREISDVLIYESRKTLYVFVIVVGEKLHSVGQQLMLFTVTEKENLVCQMTTTLDMPGVYRTLWNVPTNATTVIGAPYLTRQLRIQKIKDFNDVVLVDGLISGHHVKLTNIFVDRHCISTTSFDGLVIIRDDTVHNVLVCCITHHRSEFGSVKAMPCRTVDLIVSLGFNGTLVAMKKHEDKKDTKPSSNNTESTTTDKATIGPVYHVDYGLYERLKKKIKSDYASLDSTIQEMLTCSKLKIPDPAEGDVTWTEWRAKKEFEEQRIKYAPEREAILRDFEVLKRRVKKLLDDNETCPEIERLPVSAFDLDIAGRDHKLKTRRDECHNVHMEMEHNCSEMVRVSNWIRKSFWDPQVVVGKSLTAILGKMQVTNYPSVAADPLTKYSLEWSHFTKEAVQRIMDGNTFRPWRVYTDEELQVELNKREILRQEEGLRIDLLLDDDEEKEISEAELEQQKAWEGETINRLKLFSPGIVSSPSERSIAHQFIETSPCYCQIESYSFEHVTINNHFLMHDCEKLRAYFNRAFNEVYELKEREMHVIQERIDRIRCINTELSTMFKRHVPCIPADPKWHWQTLYECSSTLKEFWLQNVGHYPRLRCENLCFTILSGTHGCTLHVVEGLERPENIITVLDHEVEAKPYVSASQQELLDKQAVEAERKRLLLLADDFRERALMAMMNGVLEIRWEDTIKIDVPKPACMLEKKPEDYTPEDLRAVKQYKQDVRFLREERKRYSRMLDAEYTKVMGYLQEGADTFNAKLDELFRLKINIESAINQMHLRYVRGCLRNYNRTKALHREEEAKELIEKKHRYGTILQAHEQTFQKVHQEFLFQYDALCNREKTMLKRVTNEFSSLPKFQVELLERQYRRRPKTKLRNLSATDFLDLGGNVLARSWSLVYLPSECSDYLKALDHLDVRPNTLPLTIDTCHWETLTRVRRQKIEMELRIRSKEAEIVDVEKIIRGIKQRREKCNVDTIEATKNFDESRNRQRNHELDVDVQLVMKMGQLEIDLRGDVSNTENAILISREEIDKVNNLIRAAGDCKLDALSRLLNFKSEYCVYLCPLLEVQSYLVKASRVSLYKTYRIVLAQNCTSSMNLYKLFLFLCLESILYFLCINRHPVYCARLVKFVWVFSDPFGPKTWSSKPPQSIAFIGTLMKEWRHECQKKRLEDLQEDLRSLEMMKVTKEMQQYLKREARGFSDDKTPERLQRHIESTKQWCEKVIDEHRSKLRSIEKEIEITRSKNEQLDRRIFEMNMARCEMEYRRDLIGESRQQEHTEWKIRMFMKRSRLIRKLQNNYAELLMLQTEQELLRLRRYPTLHYQTLDDTSDEEDHDPPPWRRFCSYEAGFVKITARTGSSEDKRSCLSRKKFHLALDLQLD, from the exons ATGGGGGTCTTTATAAACCACCATCGACTGCGA GTCGGTCCGCTGGCTCCTGGCAGAGGATACGAGCCACCCG GGTTTCGGACCACCGTTGTAAATTGGACCTTAGAAACCGTCGCGGAGAGAATCTCGAACACCACCCTGGCAGATTCTTCAACTGTTCCGAAAGCTGTAGATCGTGACAGTTTCGAG AAACGTTGGGGCCCGATCTGGATCCGCGGGGGTAAAATCGTTGATATAATCCACATCGGTCAGGACATCCTCGCATGGTGCACGGGTGTGCACATCGTGTTCTTCAATATACCTCTGAAAAAGATAAGTCTCCGCTGGTGTTGGAACAATGAATCGGGGGACGGTGTGTGTTGTCTGTCGGGTCACTTGAACCTGCCGGTGTTCTGCTACGCCGAGACGAAGATAAATCCCAGAATACTGATCTACTCCTACCCAACGATGACCAAGATCTCCGAGTGCATCGGTGGCTGTCACTCGGGATACCTGGCGACAGCTTTCACCGTGCGAAAGGAACTCGTCTCCGTTGGCTCGTATCCCCATTTCCCGATGATCGTCTGGTGCTGGAGAACCGGCGAGAAGCTCGCCACGGTGAACACCTACATACGCGACGAGGTTGGACAGATCATTCGGATCACCGCTCTGGGTCCCACGATCGTCGCGCAGATGGGCAGAACTTGCGGAAAGCTCGTCACCTGGGAGCTCGACGTCGTGGCGAAAATC TGCGGTAGtgcccgctttcgagtaacgaaatttAGGGCACTTGAAAGCGGTTTAGATAGTAGTGTCAGGAACTTGATACCCCTGCTAAGCACAG ATCACGAGGTGTGGCTCCCGAGCAGGGAGCACATTGTATGGGTGGACTGGTCTCCGTACACCAAGGAACCTCTGCTAGCGATCGTGGACGATTTCGGTCACATCTTCCTGAGCAATTTCGATGGCAGCACCGTCTATAATATCGTGTTGTCTCAACATTGCGGCGTGTGCGACGACATAGACCTACCGTTTGTCCGCTGGTTCCGCAACGGGATCGTGCTGCGCACTACCTTCTGTCAAATTCACTTTTTCACGAAGAACCCGAAAACGAATCAATGGCAGAGAGAGTGGTACGTGAAGTCGATAACGAAGCCTAGCCACCTAGTGGTCCACCCCTCCAGGACCGATTGCTTGTTCTACCATACCTGGGAGGGTTACTTGATGAGGATCAAATTCCCGAAAGACAGTAAAATCCCTAACGTCGACAAGTACTTGGATTACGGTACAGTTCATCGGTTCGTGGACTTTGTTTACCCTTGGTGCCATCATCTCGTCGTTACCGACACGTATAAGGAAGTAATCGTTTTGGAGAGCTACAGCGGGACACTGGTGGCGACGTACGATGCAGACATCGAAAGCGAGATCAATTGTCAAGCTTCTCATCTGGACTACCCGTTGATCATCTTCGGGACCTCGCAGGGTGAACTGATCTTCGTTAGCTTCGTTGATCCTTACGTACCGACCACCGTTGCTCATCTGAAGTTGCAGAAGGATCCTCTAGACTCGATTAAGTTCTCGTACAGTGGGAG ATCCCTGGCTGCGATCGAAAAGAAAACCGGTAATTGCTTCTGCGTCAATTTGCATCGTGACAAAGTCTACACGGTTAAAGCGTTGGTCCAGGCCTATCGAGAGATCAGCGATGTTCTGATCTACGAATCGCGAAAAACATTGTACGTCTTCGTGATCGTCGTCGGAGAAAAATTACATTCCGTGGGCCAGCAGTTGATGCTGTTCACGGTAACGGAAAAGGAAAACTTAGTCTGCCAAATGACCACTACCCTGGACATGCCAGGTGTTTACCGTACCTTGTGGAACGTACCCACGAACGCGACGACCGTCATAGGGGCACCTTATTTGACGCGGCAACTGCGAATACAGAAAATTAAGGACTTCAACGACGTGGTCTTGGTGGACGGTCTGATATCGGGACATCATGTGAAACTGACGAACATCTTCGTCGATCGACACTGTATATCCACCACCTCCTTTGACGGTCTAGTCATTATCAGAGACGACACTGTGCACAACGTACTCGTGTGCTGTATAACGCATCATAGATCAGAATTTGGCAGTGTGAAGGCGATGCCGTGCAGGACTGTAGACTTGATCGTGTCTCTGGGGTTCAACGGCACGTTGGTTGCGATGAAGAAGCACGAGGATAAAAAG GATACAAAACCCTCGTCT AATAATACAGAGTCGACTACCACCGATAAAGCAACGATAGGACCAGTCTATCATGTGGACTACGGTCTGTACGAGAGACTCAAAAAGAAGATAAAGTCCGATTACGCTTCTCTCGATTCGACGATCCAGGAAATGTTGACGTGCTCGAAGCTGAAAATTCCCGACCCTGCGGAAGGTGACGTTACCTGGACGGAGTGGCGAGCCAAGAAGGAGTTCGaggaacaacgaataaaatacgCACCGGAGAGAGAAGCTATTCtgagggactttgaagttctgAAGCGTAGAGTGAAGAAACTGTTGGACGACAACGAGACCTGTCCGGAGATTGAGAGGCTCCCCGTGTCGGCCTTCGATTTGGACATAGCGGGACGCGATCACAAGTTGAAGACTCGTCGAGACGAGTGCCACAATGTTCACATGGAAATGGAGCACAATTGTAGCGAGATGGTCAGGGTGTCCAACTGGATACGAAAGAGTTTCTGGGATCCCCAGGTGGTTGTGGGAAAATCCCTGACCGCTATCCTGGGTAAGATGCAAGTGACCAACTATCCCTCGGTCGCGGCCGATCCGCTCACGAAGTACAGTTTGGAGTGGTCGCATTTCACCAAGGAAGCCGTGCAACGGATCATGGACGGGAACACTTTTCGTCCTTGGCGGGTGTACACGGACGAGGAGCTTCAAGTGGAACTGAACAAACGGGAAATATTGCGTCAAGAAGAAGGGCTGAGAATCGACTTGTtgctcgacgacgacgaggagaagGAAATTTCGGAGGCGGAGCTGGAGCAACAAAAAGCCTGGGAAG GTGAAACTATTaatcgtttgaaattattttcacccGGCATAGTATCGAGTCCAAgtgaac GTTCGATCGCGCACCAATTTATCGAGACGTCGCCTTGTTACTGCCAGATAGAATCGTATTCGTTCGAGCACGTGACGATAAATAACCATTTTTTGATGCACGACTGCGAGAAACTTCGGGCATATTTCAACCGAGCGTTCAACGAAGTGTACGAGCTGAAGGAGAGGGAGATGCACGTGATACAAGAGAGAATTGATAGAATACGTTGCATAAACACGGAATTGAGCACCATGTTCAAGCGGCACGTGCCGTGCATTCCCGCTGACCCCAAATGGCATTGGCAG ACACTGTACGAGTGTTCTTCAACGTTAAAAGAGTTCTGGTTGCAAAATGTTGGACATTATCCAAGACTTCGATGCGAAAATTTGTGTTTCACGATTTTGTCAGGTACTCACGGATGTACCTTGCACGTCGTAGAAGGTCTC GAGAGGCCAGAAAATATTATCACGGTGTTGGATCACGAGGTCGAGGCGAAACCTTACGTCTCGGCGTCGCAGCAAGAACTCCTAGACAAGCAGGCGGTCGAGGCAGAACGAAAGAGACTGTTGTTGCTGGCCGATGACTTTCGCGAACGCGCGCTAATGGCGATGATGAACGGCGTGCTGGAGATTCGATGGGAGGACACTATCAAGATAGACGTTCCGAAGCCAGCCTGCATGCTCGAGAAGAAACCGGAGGACTACACCCCGGAAGACTTACGGGCTGTGAAACAGTACAAACAGGACGTCCGGTTCCTACGGGAAGAACGGAAACGCTACAGCAGGATGCTGGATGCCGAGTACACCAAGGTCATGGGCTACCTTCAGGAAGGTGCCGACACGTTTAACGCGAAACTCGACGAATTGTTCCGT CTGAAGATAAACATCGAGTCGGCTATAAATCAGATGCACCTACGATACGTTCGCGGTTGCTTGCGAAACTATAATCGAACGAAAGCTCTGCACCGAGAAGAGGAGGCCAAGGAACTTATCGAGAAGAAACACCGATACGGGACCATTTTACAGGCTCACGAGCAAACATTTCAAAAAGTCCACCAAGAGTTCCTGTTCCAATACGACGCGCTCTGCAACCGGGAGAAGACGATGCTCAAGAGAGTCACGAACGAGTTCTCATCGTTGCCCAAGTTTCAAGTCGAGCTGTTAGAGCGTCAGTATAGACGTCGACCGAAAACGAAATTGAGAAACCTGAGCGCGACCGACTTCCTGGACCTCGGTGGTAACGTGCTGGCTCGAAGTTGGTCGTTGGTGTACCTGCCATCTGAGTGCTCGGACTATCTCAAAGCACTGGACCACCTGGATGTTCGACCGAACACCCTGCCACTGACGATAGACACCTGTCATTGGGAAACACTGACGCGAGTGCGTCGTCAGAAGATCGAAATGGAGCTGAGGATCAGATCGAAGGAGGCTGAGATCGTGGACGTCGAGAAAATCATCCGAGGAATCAAGCAGCGAAGGGAGAAGTGCAACGTCGACACGATCGAGGCGACGAAGAACTTCGACGAGTCGAGGAACCGTCAAAGGAACCACGAATTGGACGTCGACGTGCAACTGGTCATGAAGATGGGACAACTGGAGATCGATCTCAGGGGTGACGTGAGTAACACCGAGAACGCGATTCTGATTTCGCGGGAAGAGATCGACAAGGTGAACAATCTGATACGAGCCGCGGGTGACTGCAAATTGGATGCTCTCTCGCGTCTGCTGAACTTCAAGAGCG AATACTGTGTCTATCTCTGTCCTCTTCTCGAAGTACAGTCATACCTCGTTAAAGCGTCGCGCGTGTCCCTCTATAAAACGTACCGAATCGTCCTTGCACAAAATTGTACATCGAGCATGAATTTATACaaacttttcttatttttgtgtCTAGAATCCATACTTTACTTTCTATGTATCAACAGACACCCCGTATATTGTGCAAGACTCGTTAAATTCG tctgggtcttttcggacccgttTGGACCCAAAACGTGGTCATCTAAACCACCG CAATCGATCGCGTTTATAGGTACCCTGATGAAGGAATGGCGTCACGAGTGCCAGAAAAAGCGTCTGGAAGACTTGCAGGAGGACCTACGGTCTTTGGAGATGATGAAGGTAACAAAGGAGATGCAGCAGTATCTGAAGCGCGAGGCCAGGGGGTTCTCGGACGACAAGACCCCGGAACGGCTGCAGAGGCACATCGAGTCGACGAAACAATGGTGCGAGAAGGTCATCGATGAGCACAGGTCTAAGCTGCGGTCCATCGAGAAGGAGATCGAGATCACCAGAAGCAAGAACGAGCAGCTCGATCGGCGTATCTTCGAGATGAACATGGCGAGGTGCGAGATGGAGTATCGGCGCGATCTTATCGGGGAGTCGAGGCAGCAGGAACACACCGAGTGGAAGATAAGGATGTTCATGAAGCGATCCCGTCTGATCAGGAAGCTGCAGAATAATTATGCCGAGCTGCTGATGCTGCAGACGGAGCAAGAGCTGCTCAGACTTCGTCGCTACCCAACGTTGCATTACCAGACCCTGGACGACACGTCCGACGAAGAAGATCACGATCCCCCACCGTGGCGTCGTTTTTGTTCTT ATGAGGCTGGGTTCGTTAAGATAACAGCTAGGACTGGTTCTAGCGAAGATAAGCGAT CGTGTCTGAGCAGGAAGAAGTTTCATCTGGCGTTGGATTTACAGCTCGATtag